A single window of Salminus brasiliensis chromosome 18, fSalBra1.hap2, whole genome shotgun sequence DNA harbors:
- the ndst1b gene encoding bifunctional heparan sulfate N-deacetylase/N-sulfotransferase 1b, whose protein sequence is MMLVCGRMRRLYRQLTLQTSLLLLFLFCMVSVLISAYFLYGVKRELEPAGVGGVDGAEEATADWEDPQATPSPPSARVLPARTAKPADTSRTDPVVLVFVESLYSQLGQDIVAILESGRFRYQTEIAPGKGDMPTLTDKNRGRFTLVIYENILKYVNLDAWNRELLDKYCVEYGVGIIGFFKANENSLQSAQLKGFPLFLHSNLGLRDCSVNPKSPLLLITKAREVERGPLPGDDWTVFQSNHSTYEPVLLARGRAAEAGGPPGPLHAAVVQDLGLHDGIQRVLFGNNLNFWLHKLVLVDAVSFLTGKRLSLALERYILVDIDDIFVGKEGTRMKVSDVKALLETQNELRTHVPNFTFNLGFSGKFFHAGTDEEDLGDDLLLSYSKEFWWFPHMWSHMQPHLFHNHSVLAEQMLLNRKFAEEHGIPTNMGYAVAPHHSGVYPIHMQLYEAWKKVWGIKVTSTEEYPHLKPARFRRGFIHSGISVLPRQTCGLFTHTIFYNEYPGSPKELDKLINGGELFLTVLLNPISIFMTHLSNYGNDRLGLYTFKNLVKFVQTWTNLKLQTLPPVQLAQKYFQIFPEERDPIWQDPCEDKRHKDIWSKEKTCDRFPKLLIIGPQKTGTTALYLFLGMHPDLTSNYPSKETFEEIQFFNGRNYHKGIDWYMEYFPLPSNTSSDFYFEKSANYFDSEVAARRAAALLPKAKIITILINPADRAYSWYQHQRAHDDPVAQKYTFHDVITAGRDTPIKLKVLQSRCLVPGLYATHLQRWLNHYHPSQILVLDGQMLRTEPAAVMDKIQKFLGLTNVLNYHKILAFDPKKGFWCQLLDGGKTKCLGKSKGRRYPDMDVDSRSFLREHYREHNIELSKLLYKMGQPLPSWLREELLHSR, encoded by the exons ATGATGCTGGTGTGTGGGCGCATGAGGCGGCTCTACCGGCAGCTCACGCTGCAGACCAGCCTACTGCTGCTCTTCCTCTTCTGCATGGTCAGTGTACTCATCTCAGCCTACTTCCTGTATGGGGTTAAGCGGGAACTGGAGCCTGCAGGGGTCGGGGGAGTGGATGGGGCAGAGGAGGCCACCGCCGACTGGGAGGATCCACAAGCAACCCCCTCCCCACCCTCAGCCAGGGTTCTTCCTGCAAGAACTGCCAAACCAGCGGACACGTCTCGCACAGACCCTGTGGTGCTGGTGTTTGTGGAGAGCCTGTACTCTCAGTTGGGCCAGGACATCGTGGCCATCCTGGAGTCGGGTCGCTTCCGCTACCAAACGGAGATTGCCCCCGGCAAGGGCGACATGCCCACGCTTACGGACAAGAACCGCGGACGCTTCACGCTGGTCATCTACGAAAACATCCTCAAATATGTCAATCTGGACGCCTGGAACAGGGAACTGCTCGACAAGTACTGCGTAGAGTATGGAGTGGGCATCATTGGCTTTTTCAAG GCCAATGAGAACAGTTTGCAGAGTGCCCAACTAAAGGGTTTCCCCCTCTTCTTGCACTCCAATCTGGGCCTGAGAGACTGCAGTGTCAACCCCAAGTCCCCCCTGCTGCTCATCACTAAAGCCCGCGAGGTGGAGCGCGGGCCTCTCCCCGGGGACGACTGGACCGTCTTCCAGTCCAACCACTCCACCTACGAACCTGTGCTTCTGGCCCGAGGACGGGCGGCCGAAGCTGGGGGTCCACCTGGGCCTCTGCATGCGGCGGTGGTCCAGGACCTGGGTCTTCACGATGGCATTCAGAGAGTGCTCTTTGGGAACAATCTGAACTTCTGGCTACACAAGCTGGTGCTGGTAGATGCGGTGAGCTTCCTGACGGGCAAGCGGCTGTCCTTAGCACTGGAGCGCTACATTCTGGTGGACATTGATGACATCTTTGTGGGCAAGGAGGGCACAAGGATGAAAGTGTCTGACGTAAAG GCCCTACTGGAGACACAGAATGAGCTACGAACTCATGTACCCAACTTCACCTTCAACCTCGGCTTCTCTGGAAAGTTCTTCCACGCTG GCACTGATGAGGAGGATCTGGGTGAtgacctgctcctctcctacAGTAAAGAGTTTTGGTGGTTCCCTCACATGTGGAGCCACATGCAGCCTCACCTCTTCCACAACCACTCGGTGCTGGCCGAACAGATGCTGCTTAACCGCAAGTTTGCTGAG gAGCATGGCATCCCCACCAACATGGGTTACGCTGTGGCTCCTCACCACTCTGGTGTCTACCCCATCCACATGCAGCTGTACGAGGCTTGGAAAAAGGTATGGGGGATCAAGGTGACCAGCACAGAAGAATACCCCCACCTCAAACCTGCACGCTTCCGCAGAGGCTTCATCCATAGTGGCATTAGC GTGTTGCCCAGACAGACCTGTGGCCTCTTTACCCACACCATCTTCTACAACGAGTACCCTGGAAGTCCGAAAGAGCTGGACAAACTCATCAATGGAGGAGAGCTCTTCCTCACTGTGCTCCTCAACCCT ATCAGCATCTTCATGACCCACCTCTCCAACTACGGCAACGACCGCCTAGGCCTCTACACATTCAAGAACCTGGTGAAGTTCGTCCAGACATGGACCAACCTGAAGCTGCAGACGCTGCCACCTGTGCAGCTGGCCCAGAAATACTTCCAGATCTTTCCGGAGGAGAGGGATCCCATCTGGCAG GACCCCTGCGAGGACAAAAGACACAAAGACATTTGGTCGAAAGAGAAGACCTGCGACCGCTTCCCCAAGCTGCTCATCATAGGCCCACAAAAGACCG GAACGACTGCGCTCTATCTGTTCCTAGGCATGCATCCTGACCTGACCAGTAATTATCCCAGCAAGGAGACCTTTGAGGAGATCCAGTTCTTCAACGGTCGTAATTACCACAAGGGCATTGACTG gtATATGGAGTATTTTCCCCTGCCTTCCAACACTAGCTCCGATTTCTACTTTGAGAAAAGTGCTAACTACTTTGACTCAGAGGTGGCAGCCCGGCGAGCAGCAGCACTTCTTCCCAAAGCAAAGATCATCACCATCCTCATCAACCCAGCCGACAGGGCCTACTCCTGGTACCAG CACCAGAGGGCCCATGACGACCCCGTAGCTCAGAAGTACACCTTCCATGACGTCATAACAGCTGGCCGTGACACCCCCATCAAGCTGAAGGTGCTTCAGAGTCGATGTCTGGTGCCTGGCCTGTACGCCACCCACCTACAGCGATGGCTTAACCACTACCATCCCAGCCAG ATCCTGGTTCTGGACGGTCAGATGCTGCGCACAGAGCCCGCCGCAGTCATGGATAAGATCCAGAAGTTTCTTGGTCTCACAAACGTGCTCAACTACCACAAGATCCTTGC GTTTGATCCCAAGAAGGGCTTTTGGTGCCAGCTGCTGGATGGCGGGAAAACTAAATGTTTGGGCAAAAGCAAAGGGAGGAGATATCCTGACATGGATGTGGAT